The proteins below are encoded in one region of Candidatus Palauibacter soopunensis:
- a CDS encoding DUF4153 domain-containing protein: MRLPSVERLAAAAWVTARRFPVVLTCAVVAAIAAMRAINAETALELRLVATASLGLPLLTGLTLFAERWKLPWPRHWALRGLGVAVLALYYWQWPNWGENIAGLRHFHLTATLHLLVAFIAYLGVREPNGFWHFNRTLFFRFGLGAIYTGVLFGGLSIAMFGIENLFNINIADENYGRLFFFLGFVFQTWFVLAGVPDDFEQLERRDDYPAGLRVFAQYVLLPLVAVYLIILTAYLGRVVITTTWPSGWIGLLVSALAAFGILSLLLVHPRRGREGHAWIDTYARIFWILIIPSIVMLLLAIGQRIEQYGITERRYLLLLLGVWLAGAALFYTVTRSREIKGIPLTLAVIGAVTFVGPWSAYAVAERSQVGRIEDLLSTHGVLADGRISPASIEIPPEDWQQINDVLLYLISWHGTSAIDEWFEDGVATVDTIGDGMAASLRVAEAGRRATLIADHLGLVPSEGLLADPFGFVDISPPGGRNAAVDVSGFDRAVFERNLLGGRYPFEGDSLTFEAAADSLGTTIRLGGDELATVSFAELIARAGRFGTTTAPGRVQLPPDSLRLDITGTDVTARIQVTLLRLRDSDGELRLTRVTGTLLLTSGEAPPP, encoded by the coding sequence TTGAGGCTCCCTTCGGTCGAGCGGCTCGCGGCGGCGGCGTGGGTCACGGCGCGGCGGTTCCCGGTCGTTCTGACCTGCGCGGTCGTCGCCGCTATCGCCGCGATGCGGGCGATCAACGCGGAAACGGCGCTCGAGCTGCGCCTCGTAGCCACGGCCAGTCTCGGCCTGCCGCTGCTGACCGGACTCACCCTGTTCGCGGAGCGGTGGAAGCTCCCGTGGCCGCGGCACTGGGCGCTGCGCGGACTCGGCGTGGCGGTGCTCGCCCTCTACTACTGGCAGTGGCCGAACTGGGGCGAGAACATCGCCGGCCTCCGCCATTTTCACCTGACGGCGACCCTGCATCTGCTCGTCGCCTTCATCGCCTATCTCGGCGTCCGCGAGCCGAACGGCTTCTGGCACTTCAACCGCACGCTTTTCTTCCGGTTCGGCCTCGGGGCGATCTACACGGGTGTCCTCTTCGGCGGACTCTCCATCGCCATGTTCGGCATCGAGAACCTCTTCAACATCAACATCGCCGATGAGAACTACGGCCGGCTCTTCTTCTTCCTCGGATTCGTCTTCCAGACGTGGTTCGTGCTCGCGGGCGTGCCGGACGATTTCGAGCAACTGGAACGCCGCGACGACTACCCCGCGGGTCTGCGCGTCTTCGCGCAGTACGTGCTCCTCCCGCTCGTCGCCGTATACCTGATCATCCTCACCGCCTACCTCGGGCGCGTCGTCATCACGACGACGTGGCCCAGCGGGTGGATCGGACTTCTCGTCTCCGCCCTCGCCGCCTTCGGCATCCTGTCGCTCCTCCTCGTGCATCCCCGGCGCGGACGGGAAGGCCACGCGTGGATCGACACATACGCCCGCATCTTCTGGATTCTCATCATCCCGTCCATCGTCATGCTCCTGCTCGCCATCGGGCAGCGCATCGAGCAATACGGGATCACCGAGCGCCGGTATCTCCTGCTCCTCCTCGGCGTCTGGCTGGCGGGAGCCGCCCTTTTCTACACGGTGACGCGGTCGCGCGAGATCAAGGGGATTCCGCTGACGCTGGCCGTCATCGGCGCGGTCACTTTCGTCGGCCCCTGGTCCGCCTACGCCGTGGCCGAGCGGAGCCAGGTGGGCCGGATCGAGGATCTGCTCTCGACGCACGGAGTCCTGGCGGATGGCCGCATCTCGCCGGCCTCCATCGAGATCCCGCCCGAGGACTGGCAGCAGATCAACGATGTCCTGCTCTACCTGATTTCGTGGCACGGGACGTCCGCCATCGACGAGTGGTTCGAGGACGGCGTAGCGACGGTGGATACGATCGGAGATGGAATGGCGGCCTCGTTGAGGGTCGCGGAGGCCGGACGCCGGGCGACGCTCATCGCCGACCACCTCGGGCTCGTGCCCTCGGAGGGACTGCTCGCGGACCCCTTCGGGTTCGTCGACATCTCGCCTCCCGGGGGCCGAAACGCGGCCGTCGACGTGTCCGGCTTCGACCGGGCCGTCTTCGAGCGGAACCTCCTGGGGGGACGCTACCCGTTCGAGGGCGACTCCCTCACCTTCGAGGCCGCCGCGGACAGCCTCGGGACGACAATCCGGCTCGGCGGAGACGAACTCGCCACGGTCTCGTTCGCCGAACTCATCGCGCGCGCCGGACGCTTCGGGACCACGACGGCGCCCGGAAGAGTGCAACTGCCGCCGGACTCCCTTCGACTCGACATCACCGGGACGGACGTGACGGCCCGCATCCAGGTCACGCTGCTGCGGCTCCGCGACAGCGACGGGGAGCTGCGGCTCACCCGCGTGACCGGTACGCTGCTCCTCACGAGCGGCGAGGCTCCCCCACCCTAG
- a CDS encoding aminotransferase class I/II-fold pyridoxal phosphate-dependent enzyme, giving the protein MKIHTARRTHGFTESVIRMMTRLSNEHGAINLSQGFPDFESPDTLKIGAARAIYDDVNQYAITWGAKRYRDALAASYRDWYGLDVDPEAHLTITCGATEAMMAVLLAVVDPGEEVIVFEPFYENYGPDTTLCDATPVFVPLTAEWQIDFDRLRAAFSDRTRAIIVNTPNNPTGRVFRRDELEKIAILCQEFDAYAITDEVYEHILYDGARHIPMATLPGMRDRTITISAASKTFAVTGWRMGTIVAHPELSDAIRKVHDFLTVGAAAPLQEGVATGLEMLPPSYYEGLADVYGAKRDLFYPALIEAGFQCLEPEGAYYVLADFSDLSDLPDDEFAFWLTRTVGVAPVPGSSFFHNPEDGRKLVRFAFCKTEALLEQAAERLVTIRARV; this is encoded by the coding sequence CGCCCGGCGTACGCACGGCTTCACGGAATCCGTGATTCGGATGATGACCCGGCTCTCGAACGAACACGGGGCCATCAACCTGTCGCAGGGTTTCCCCGACTTCGAGTCGCCCGACACGTTGAAGATCGGCGCCGCGCGCGCGATCTACGACGATGTGAACCAGTACGCGATCACATGGGGCGCGAAACGGTACCGGGACGCGCTCGCCGCGAGCTATCGCGACTGGTACGGGCTCGACGTCGATCCGGAGGCGCACCTCACGATCACGTGCGGAGCGACCGAGGCGATGATGGCGGTGCTCCTCGCGGTCGTAGACCCGGGGGAGGAAGTCATCGTCTTCGAGCCGTTCTACGAGAACTACGGCCCGGACACCACGCTCTGCGACGCGACGCCCGTGTTCGTGCCGCTGACCGCGGAGTGGCAGATCGACTTCGACCGCCTGCGGGCGGCGTTCAGCGACCGGACGCGCGCGATCATCGTGAACACCCCGAACAACCCCACGGGCCGCGTGTTCAGGCGAGACGAACTCGAGAAGATCGCGATCCTGTGCCAGGAGTTCGACGCGTACGCGATCACGGACGAGGTCTACGAGCACATCCTCTACGACGGCGCGCGGCACATTCCGATGGCAACGCTTCCCGGCATGCGGGACCGGACGATCACGATCAGCGCCGCCTCGAAGACGTTCGCGGTCACCGGTTGGAGGATGGGGACGATCGTGGCGCACCCGGAGTTGTCGGACGCCATCCGCAAGGTCCACGACTTCCTCACCGTGGGAGCCGCCGCGCCCCTTCAGGAAGGCGTGGCCACCGGCCTCGAGATGCTTCCGCCGTCCTACTATGAGGGGCTCGCCGATGTGTACGGCGCGAAACGGGACCTCTTCTATCCCGCGCTCATCGAAGCCGGGTTCCAATGCCTCGAGCCGGAAGGCGCGTACTACGTCCTCGCGGACTTCTCGGATCTCTCGGATCTGCCGGACGACGAATTCGCGTTCTGGCTCACGCGCACGGTGGGCGTGGCTCCCGTCCCCGGATCCAGTTTCTTCCACAACCCGGAGGATGGGCGCAAGCTCGTGCGGTTCGCGTTCTGCAAGACGGAGGCGTTGCTCGAGCAGGCCGCCGAGCGGCTCGTGACGATCAGAGCCCGGGTTTGA